GATCAATCCAGAACAGTGTATTTGAATAGTATCAATTGCATCAGCGAAATCATCAGCGCGATTAATACAGTTGACAACAATCAAAAACAGCATTGCCGTACGTCGTTCGTATGCAAATGTAGTGAATCATGGTCTTCATAATAGAAAATGGCAATTTTTTCATGCTCGACATTGGCGGCCTATTTTGTAGTTTGTTCACAACGACGGGTAGAAATTAAGGAATGACATATCAGCTTTTAGAAAACTGAGGCAtaagcataaacaaaacatgtaaacaacaataaaagatATGGTTTTCTATTcattatattttgtttattatagtTTCATACGTTGTtgttaaacataatttattgtcTGGCTATTGCATTGCTTTTTTCGGCTGTAAAAACCCTTTCATTCATAAGTATGATTTGCTAGCGTGTTATTAAAAATGCTTTTCCATCTTTTGCAATGGGACCAATCCCCCACTCCGGGGTAAATTagtcaaacaaaaccagaaaTAGCAGgtctctagacctcttgaggatGTAGTGCCGATGAAAAAGAAGATATATTTTGCAATAACAAATCATGTTCGTTCTATTTTAATTCGTTCTATTTCATTGTGAAGTAAGCATAGATTCTCGGACAGTTTATTATAACTGTTAGTTTTGAAAAGTAATTTAACTATAATTTACcagtaaatattgtttttcatttaattatctATACTACGCCAATTTTATAATAGGTTAACAACGTGCTTTAAGTAGTTacagatatatttttttatgagtgTACGACACTCATTAGTTGAAGCAAAACACGCTAGATCATATTACTATTAAAACGGAAGATAATATATTTGTGAAATACTTCAACCCGTGCTTCGTGGtttaccatttgtattcctAGTTCACGGGTAGTCAAGAAAGTATTCTTCAATTAGACATGGACATGGAGGAAGGAGATCTTATTGACGATAGAAGCAGCACCGATGGAGGGTATCAAAGGCGTAACAGCGTCAGCCCTTTGCCACAGATAAGGGCATCGGATGAAAATCAGGTGACAgttgataaataaatgtatctctgatcggtttcgtttgagcatctttttattttttttacgctaTCACTTCAGATGTCACGCAGTTCCTCAGATTCCGATTCTGAACGTGAACACGGAAACTGTGTAACACCGCATTCGTCAGGACGGCGTTCGGCACAAGGCCGAACTAATCGTGAGATTCAACGGCAGCATGACAATTTACAGCAGGACGGAGATATTTGTGTGGGATGTCTCGCTGCAGCCTTAaataagaaacagaaaaacaacgaTAACACTATTGTTCAAGAAGACGGGGACAGTGACGTGAGCACAAACGATACAGCAAAAGCGATCTTGTGCTATTCATTTccgatacatttttttttcttttgtcgttACTAGTCTTACGCCACAGAAGAAAATGGATCAAAAAGCCTTCCAGCAACATTGAAGAAATATAAGGGAAACCATTCGACTGGATCGTGCCGCGGAATGAACCCTCCAGACCACTATCACCCGTATCCTTACAACGATAAGCGGGCCAGTCGAGTTTATCAAAACCACCAACCGCAAAATTCTGCCTCTGAAGAGCACAGTTCACAACCGTCATCTAATCTTCCATTTAAGTTTTACAAAACTGAATGCGGACAACCACGTAAAGTCCGTACCCCGCTTCGCAATGTAATTCCTCAATCGATTTCGGCGCCCTGTGATACTGACAGCTCACTGTGTGTATGCATTCACGGTGGGGTTGAGCAGAATTTATCCGATACTTCAACTTCCAATGGTGGTACACTTCACGCAAATGTAGAATCTGAGGAACTACCTGAACTGCATATTGTGCAGCGGCCGATCGATGCTAAGCGACGCTGCTCGCTGTCACGCAAATCATCATGCTCTTCGGCTGATCGTAACGATGTGGTGACATGCGAAGATCTGAAAATTGCCATAGACTACTCTAACGAAGAGGATGTTTCAGATGAAACGGAACCAAACAGTGATAATGATCTGATCATCAGACGATCAGAGCGGGgcgacgaaaaagaaacgcGGAAAAAGTGATTAAATCGATGGTACCGTTTTAGAGCATCAGGTAATTCATGGCACGATGATAGATAATGATCGCTTTCTTACTTCCACCCAGGCAACACGGTTGATGATGAATCGAAATACGTTATGTGATAGAGTGAGACTGTACAGACGTAGACATATGTGAGGCAGTTTCTGTAGGCAGATAACACGTGTTTGTGCGAACTTTTCCTGCAAGAGGAATGGTTTCTGCAATGAAGTAGGCGGACTTAAAGAGATAAATTATCCCTCCTATGGAATCCTCCTACGGAACGAGCAG
This region of Anopheles marshallii chromosome 2, idAnoMarsDA_429_01, whole genome shotgun sequence genomic DNA includes:
- the LOC128719238 gene encoding E3 ubiquitin-protein ligase goliath gives rise to the protein MMSALSHQVNMNNFLSLLVGASLVAANSSPSHDVGSLSQPTEFSNGVSSFALPAEERMAFETSTLAYLNYSYMGPDGQLVELGNESAKYGEGRILNRSGILVHVSNSVNRSDHTGCYKHWSGTLGESIPDRSIPWIALVRRGGCNFEDKVKHAFEHGAAGVIIYNDKGDIKLDKMKINDKERNITAVFTSKAMGLELIEILEVHKYDVHMRIIEGSRQFVTLGNINKTSVLFVSISFIVLMIISLVWLVFYYVQRFRYLQTKDKQSKRLCSVAKRIIAKIPTKSIKSDDKEIDNDCCAICIEPYKVTDVIRVLPCKHEFHKVCIDPWLLEHRTCPMCKMDILKHYGFVFTGSQESILQLDMDMEEGDLIDDRSSTDGGYQRRNSVSPLPQIRASDENQMSRSSSDSDSEREHGNCVTPHSSGRRSAQGRTNREIQRQHDNLQQDGDICVGCLAAALNKKQKNNDNTIVQEDGDSDSYATEENGSKSLPATLKKYKGNHSTGSCRGMNPPDHYHPYPYNDKRASRVYQNHQPQNSASEEHSSQPSSNLPFKFYKTECGQPRKVRTPLRNVIPQSISAPCDTDSSLCVCIHGGVEQNLSDTSTSNGGTLHANVESEELPELHIVQRPIDAKRRCSLSRKSSCSSADRNDVVTCEDLKIAIDYSNEEDVSDETEPNSDNDLIIRRSERGDEKETRKK